The DNA region TGTGATTTAGAGATGGGAAATATGGGTACGTTAACCTCTTATCAgtggcgacacacacacacacacacacacacacacacacacacacacacacacacacacagtcaaacacagacagagagaatgggtTAGATAAACTCATCAGTCCTGCACTGGAGAACGCTTGCTGTTGTTTGTCCCCCAAGCTAATCAtttaaaatgaaaaataaaagTGTGCTCACGTAGGTTAGATGATAGCACTCCCCTAAATATCTATTACCTGTTTAGTAACCAGTAACACAGGTATATTACTCTAGTAATACAATGTTATTATTCGtgttagcagtgtgtgtgtgcgtgtttgatcTGCACATCAGCAGGGAGACTTTATAAAATGTAGGCCATCCTGCTTTTCCGTCAGCTTGTTGACTTGATGTGAATGATTCTTGACGTTGTTTAAGCGCCTAAACGCTGGAGAGAATCTGAGGGCTTCTCATAGACAGGAGAGCTACTGTGTCTTCGACTGAATCTCCCCCTGGGGATTCATAAAATCTGTTTCTAACCCAGAACCAATCTGTCTGTAATGAACACTAGCTCAGGGACTATATATTTACAGAAGGCTTGAGGGATATCCCTTTTGTGTTATGTACTTTGCTCGGTTTCATTAAGAAAATATGCAAAGGATTAAAACAGAAAACGAGGAACGAGATAGGAAACCACATCAAAACAAACCAGGGGTCAAAAGAGTCGTAAGAATATTGCAATTATACaggaaaataattacaatatcaGTCAGACAGTGTAAGCCCAGGGACATTCCTTAaaagcttgtctgtctgtctgtcaacacTGTATAGTCGAGAGCTactttttttgtttctttttgtttTTATTGTCAGAACCACTGGTGCAGTGAAATGGGTTGTTTTAATTGGGCTAGATTCAATCTGTAGTGCTGAAGATCTGCACGGTTGAAATTTAAACGCAATGTTCCCGCGttcgcggagactgcattcacgccACGGTGAACTGCATATGCCGGCTCAAATGGAAATGACCTTTAAACTTCCATCGCGCCTCGGCGCAGATTTTCAACGCTATAGATTGAATATAGGCCTTATAGGATACACATTAGAATCTTCGTCCTGTAATTACATAACCCacccctctccctatctctctctccaggaggATGAGGTGATGCCTGCTAAGTTTGAGGAGGACTCTCTGATCTGGGTGGCGGCTGACATGCCCCTCTCTGACCCCACCTTCCTCAGCTCCAAGATCCGCGATTTGTGTGGAGACCTGCCAATCTTCTGGCTCCGCCCTACCTACTCCAACGGTACCCAATTAGCACCTGTATATTCTCACACACAAGTCCTGTATTTGAAGGACAACAATAAGTTGTGAAAGTGACTGGTCATCTTCAAACAACGCACATAGCAACATGATGCACTGGAGATAAGCAAAACAGTACAATTAGTATTTTCTTTCccacaattagtgtataaaacattaaaaacaccttcctaatattgagttgcaccccctcccttttacctcagaacagcctcaatttgtcagggaatgaactctacaaggtgctgaaagtgtttcacagggatgctggcccatgttgactccaatgtttcccacagttctgtcaagttggctggatgtcctttgggtgctggaccattcttgatacacacaggaaactgttgagcatgaaaacagcagcgttgcagttcttgacacaaaccggtgtgcctcgCACATACTACcaaaccccgttcaaaggcacatcaatcttttgtcttgcccattcaccctctgaatggcacacatacacaatccatgtctaaattgtttcaaggcttaaaaatccttctttaacttgtctcctccccttcatctacactgatttaaagtGGTttgaacaagtgacatcaataagggatcgtactgtagctttcacctggattcacctggtcagtctgtcatggaaagagccggtgttcttaatgttttgtacactcggtgtaggTGTGGTGGTTCCAAAGGTGGCTCCAATAATGCCCGGATGTCAACATATGTTGTGTTGGCCTAGATAGCATATTAACGGTTTCTGTGCTCTCCCCAggtggacagaggaagaggagggcagCCCCTCGGCAGCGCCGCCAGGCACCCGGGGcagaggaggaagtggatccGGAAGCAGAATTTAACCCTGAGAATCCCTATCATGTGAGTGCCTTCGCCCACTCAATCAGTGTGCTGTGTAACTTCAAATTCCAGCAGCACAGCTCTAATGTTTGGCCTTCTCAGACAGTGTTTGTTGTGTCACCACAGGCCTGTTCTAACAACCAGACTACATATCCTCTTAGaggtacagtataatgttacgcTCTCACGCCCATGTCAACAGCTGAGCGTCTGACAACGGGTCAAATGGTTCctgtcccgtctctctcccagCATGCACAGCTGTGTGAGCAGGAACAGATGCTGGGTTCACGGTATCACCCTGAGCGACCACGCTTGTCACCCcaactgtgtgtgggtgtgtgtgtgcacgcctgTCCCttggagcatgtgtgtgtgtgtgtgtgtgagagagatcgcTGTCACCCTGAGTCTGTCTGCGCCTCAGAGACTCCTTTAGAATACCAAACTAAAGTTCCATTGAGGCTCTGTGTGAATAGCTCCACTATGAATCTCCCCACGCCCTGTTCCCCCACCATGTATAGCCCTCTAGACTCCCCCTAATCCCAACTGCTCCTCCTCCAGACGCCCCCAGACCACCACAGACATAGAACCAGACTCAGTGTTTGCATTTCAGATAACCCATTGAATAAGAAATACATTTCTTAGTTCTTCAGAGATGCATTTCTACACAGACATTTCTACAAATGCTGCTACTACCAGTATTTAACACGACTTCTCCCCTTTCACTCAACATGTAGCGTGGTCTGGAGGGCGAGGAGGGCACAATGACCTTTGATCCCATGCTGGACCACCAGGGCGTGTGCTGTACGGAGTGCCGGAGGAGCCACACCCAGTGCCAGAGGATCTGTGAGCCCCTGGGCGGGTTCCAACCCTGGCCCTACCACTACCGCGGGTGCAGGGTGGCCTGCAGAGTCATCATGCCCTGCCGCTGGTGGGTGGGTCGCATCCTGGGCATCCTCTAAACACTCCCTGCCTAGACCTGGAGTGGTAGAATCCAGAGAAAGAcaggtggtggagagagagaggggaaagaaaaacagaagggggggagaagggggtagagaggggagcgagggagaaagagagataggtcAACACCAAATTGAGTAATTAGCTTGGCTAGGTATAGTGCAGTTCACTTAGGATTTgggcaagggagggagagagacaaggacTATTTTTTAAAGGGGAGCGAGCAAACAATCAATCAAGGATATTCAGTTTTCAACCATAACAGAGAAATATGTATGCTGTAACACATACGGTAGGTAGGCTACAATACCATAAGTTGCATATCATTATTCATACCATACTCTTAAGAGTACCTGCATACTACATACCCTGTGAAGACATCAACCTGTCTGATCTTGTCACCCTTTTTGTATATTGTATATCAATAGTTATATCTTATTAGTGACTGACATGACGGATAGTGATGTGTAAACTTACCTTTCAGTTTTTCCCTTTGCCTTTTGATGGAAATAAATGTAAGCCATAACAAGTATTCTGTAGGCAGAAGTTAAAGTAAATGAGTTGGACTAGACTGTCAGCTGTGCGTGTCTGTAGCTATTCATCACGCTAGTGAGAAATGTTTCTGTCCTCCAGACCGTTGTTACTCATTTCCCAACAGTTTCTCCAGATGTAGAGCCTACTAACATCTACTGTACACTGTCTGGTATTCTCCTTAAAACACTGCGTATTCTCCATCAGCGTTAATTAACTATTTCAAAGTGCAAATTCAAATGAATAAATGGTATTTTAAGTAATCATATAAACGCATCATTTTTGCATCACTAGATCATAGTAGCGCATTAGTTCAGTAATGTACTGACCTCAAAAGATAAGACAATTCATACTGTGCAAAGGAAATGAGTCTACTGCATGTTATGGTTCAACAGCCGAGATCAATGATACTATACATACAGTACGCATGCAGGCACACTTACACAAGCAGCCGTATGTACATGCAAACACACTGGAGTTTATACAAAACACAGTAGTTGATCAATAAGGTAAACAACTGGAGCGCAGCAGAGTTTGAGAGGTCTGGGTGGCTATAATGAGCCTAAAAGACTATGCAGCCGTCACGCTCTGATATTACCCACGATGCAAAGTGCTTAGCTCCTTTTGATGTCAGGAGAGCAGCTCCAGGCAGGGGTATGGgagggggcagtgtgtgtgtgtgtgcgatgcaGTTATATCCGAAGCCACAAACAGTTTTTGATTGTCACGAGAGATGAAACGACGTGCAATGCATCTAACCCAACTCAGCGAGGAAGGGGTGTTTGAGTGAGTATGAATTTAAAACTTAACTAGGTGTGAGAGCTGATGATGCGGATAGCAGGCAGGCAAATGCATATTAATGCTCCCGTGCTTCTTTTACGCAACGCCCACTCGTAGCAGAGAGAAGTGGAGCGTGTGTGAGGATGAGGTCTATGCCTTCTCTAATACAGTAGATCAAAACAGTACGATAAGCGTGTTTGGGATTGGTGATGCTAGCTTTCTTCAGGTCTCAACACTAAACACAGCAAAACTCAAAATTGTGATCCAGAaaataaatcatttatttacattGAAGTTTGAATCACATTGAGGAAAAGGAAATTAAGACTCCAGACTTCCATTTCATGACTGTATTGCTGCTGATGTGGAAAAAGAACTGATTCTATGAGTGTACAGGGGGAAAAAAAGGGGTTTCATTTTTCATAAAAGCAGTGAATGAGGCGATAGAAACATTTCCAACCTCCAACCCCAGAAAAACAACAGGCTTTGAAAACAAGAACCGGCCATTGCTGAGACAAGAAGAGGTGAAAAGGGTTTCCGTTTCAACTCATCACCACCTTTAACCAGGTTAACCATCAAACAGCCAGAACTGACCATGAGGATGATTCCTACTGTTTCTAGGAAAAACAGTTTGATATATCTATGACAGTCTTCATAGAGTGTGAGAATGGTTTAATGGAGGGTAAATAGTGGTTTCTGGATTGCTGCTGAGAATCACCAAAGCTCTAAAAACCAATATTGACAGACAGACTGGAAGGGGGAGGTGTTGGAAAAGGTGGGTTTTGGCGAATAAGGTGGACGTCCatcggaggcagagagagaacgagagagttgGCCCGGGAGAAAGCAATATTGACAGACTGCCTGGGATGAGGAGtgtgtggggtggtggtggtgttggggtagAGGAGATATGGGGCGGTCCATTtgagccagagagggggagcgtaGGACTGTGTagtacagagagagcgagagagacaccccTCTGGTTCTTCAGTATTTCTTAAACTCCACGTCGTCTGGAGGGCTCATCTCCACCGTTCTCTTCCCCACGTCCGTCCAGTTGGTGCTCAGGACTGTACCACCTGACTCCATCTACAGGGGGAGGAGTGTAAGTCAGTGatactgcaaaaaaataaaactacatctctcagtttctctccgtgtgcaagtgtgtgtgtatatataaagacACTCACAAAGGACTTGTTCATGGCCCGTTTGACCTCGTCGGTGCCGTCCCCGTAGATCTGTTGGAAGAGTTTGTTGAGCGCTGCGTCTCCCTCCagtttctccttcttctcctcctcactGATGTCCACCACCACCTTGTCCCAGTTACGGCTGGAGTGGGACGAAGACGGGTACTGGTCTGAACAGGAACACAtgtttagagggagagagggttacCATGGGTACTGGGCAACACAGGAGAGGGGGCTTTCAGTAGTACAAACCAAatgctgtaaaaaaaataaaaaatagttaaATGTATTTGTTTAGCGGTATGGCTGGTATATgtgtaaaggagagagagcagaggaaacTGTGTGTGCGTGAGATACAGAGGTACTCACTGGGGGTGAAGTGTTTGACGCTGGGCTCCTGTCCTTTCCCCTCCAGTTTCTCCCACCTGATCCCCTCCGTCTTCTTCATTTTGATCTCCACCTGAGAAAAAGAGAAGGGggttagagggagaaagagagaggagtggaggaagagggtgtggagagcaaggagagagagagagagcgaagccAATGTCTTTAGTTATCGTCACGTCTATATAGGGCTCAACACATGAGATCAGAAGACGGTAGCTCAGCGCTCACCAGTCTCTTCTAATGGTGGGATCAGCTcacggcagagagagacagtgatatGCGGGGGCACAGCTCACTCCCAAATCTTCCTGACAGAGAGTGCTAACGAGACATCTGTCAGCTCAAGGGGCCGGAGAGTGTGTGATCAGATCAGCTCAACgtacgtttgtttgtgtgtgggggtgggtgaGAGCTATCTGTCTGTCGACCAGTGGCAGGAACACACATTTCTGGACAGATCATTACGtcggaggagaggagacgagaagaGAGGACATCCGCCACCACATGCGAGCTGCAGTGACAGGCCTCATACCAGTGGGACACTTAAGCTGCCGAATTCTCcagtaccacccccccccccccccccccccccctcaatcttgtgtgtgtgtgtatgtatttaagtgtgtgtgtgcgcagagagagagagagcatgtgtgtTTAGAGACAAAGTTTGACAGAGTTttggcgtggggggggggggatgcgcTGGCATGTCGACGCATTTAAAATAAAATTTCTGCTCTGTTGAGTTAAGGGATGTTTCATTCATGAACGTGTCAGGAGCAGACGCCAGAGCATCAAGaggcttgctcacacacacacacgactaatAGATGAGCTCAATTCTAACCCAAGACTAAACACATCAAATCTTAGGACTGAATGCTCAACAATGACCCATGCTTAACTGATGTTCACATGGCGCCCTTCTCTATTGAATATTTACAACCAACATCTGTCTGCAGACACCGACCTAGTCAACCTTCGTGTACAGTGTAGGGGAATGGACTGGGAGACgaggcagagacacacagaccCCTTGCAGTGGCAGGGAGGTTTTTATACTCTTATGTGCacacagagagtgagtgagtgtggtgATAACTGATGCAGTCTGTGCCCATGCAGAGTGTGTGCTGGGGGGCTATACAACATTAATCTGCTGCCACATCTGTGTCTC from Salvelinus fontinalis isolate EN_2023a chromosome 26, ASM2944872v1, whole genome shotgun sequence includes:
- the LOC129824281 gene encoding leukocyte cell-derived chemotaxin 1-like — encoded protein: MAESSDKVPIALAGPEDLQQFMPPAYTAVAVKPVATGRLLKSGIVVLIAGAILLLFGAIGAFYFWNNNDKHVYNVHYSMSINGKVEEGSMEIDATNNMERFRTGSGNEEAVEVHDFQIGITGIRFAGGEKCYIKTQVKAHLPDVETLNKDSLLFDLEDEVMPAKFEEDSLIWVAADMPLSDPTFLSSKIRDLCGDLPIFWLRPTYSNGGQRKRRAAPRQRRQAPGAEEEVDPEAEFNPENPYHRGLEGEEGTMTFDPMLDHQGVCCTECRRSHTQCQRICEPLGGFQPWPYHYRGCRVACRVIMPCRWWVGRILGIL